The genomic window TGCATCGAGGGCCATCGTGGTGAGGGCCGAAGCCATTCCGGTCGACGAACGGGTAACCCTCAAGTGCAGGATTCCGCGATGTTTCGGTTACGGCGCGAGTGCGCATTGCCCGCCCAACACGCTTCAGCCGGCCGAATTGAGGGAGATCCTGACCAGGTACAAGTGGGCGGTATTCTTCACTCTGGATGTCCCCCCGGAGGTGATCGTCAGGGACAAGAGCACGATCACGGAGAGGGTCGAGGCATACCAGCTGGTTTTCAAAATCGTCAGCGAAGTCGAATCCGCGGCATTCTATGACGGTCACTACCTGGCGTTCGGGTTTGCCGCCGGGTCGTGCCGTCACACGTACTGCGGCCGGCACGAGGACTGCCCGGCCATGCAGGGACGGCGCTGCAGGTTTTCGCTTCTCGCGCGGCCGTCCATGGAAGCCGTGGGCATCGACGTCTACAAGATGGTGGCTTCCGCGGGGTGGGACATCTACCCCATCGGGAGCGGCGCGAAGCCGGAAGACATCCCGAAGGGGGTTCTGGCAGGCATCGTCATCGTTCAATGAAGGGCCCGAAACCATGGAGAGCATAAAACTCGGAATCAGCGCGTGTCTGCTGGGAGAACCGGTCAGATACGACGGCGGCCACAAGCTCGATCGTTTCCTGAGGGACACGCTCGGCCGCTACGTTCAGTACGTGCCCGTATGCCCGGAAGTGGAATGCGGCATGTCCGTGCCCAGGGAATCCATGCACCTCGAGGGCGATCCGGAGGCTCCACGCCTGATCACCACGCGCACCGGGCGGGACATGACCGCCATGATGGTCGAATGGGCCCGCCGCCGCCTGGAAGAACCGGCGCTTCAAGATCTGTGCGGCTTCGTTTTCAAGAGCAATTCTCCGAGCAGCGGCATGGAAAGGGTGAAGATATTCAAGGACGGCATGCCGAAACGGAATGCGTCCGGGATCTTCGCCGGCCTTTTCATGAAACGCTTTCCTCTGGTTCCCGTGGAAGACGAGGGAAGGCTGCACGATCCCGTGCTGCGGGAGAACTTCATCGAACGCATTTTCATCGCCAGGAGATGGCGCGAGGTTATGAACCAGGGCACAAAAGCCGGCGACCTCGTCGATTTCCACTCCCGTCATAAGCTCCAGCTCATGGCTCACAGTCCGAAGCATTTGAGTGCCATGGGAAAGTTGGTCGCGGAGGGCAAGAAGGTGCCCTCCGCCCAATTGCGCGCCGAGTATCACCGGTTGCTCATGGAAGCCCTCAAGCTCAAGGCCACCGCGAAGAAGAACACCAACGTCCTGCAGCACATCATGGGCTACTTCAAGAAGGAATTGTCGCAAGACGAAAAGCAGGAACTGCTGGAAATCATCGACCGCTACCACGACGGATTCGTGCCGCTGATCGTGCCGGTGACGCTCATCGGTCACTACGTTCGCAAATACGATCAGCCGTATCTCAAAGGCCAGTATTATCTCAACCCGCACCCGATCGAATTGCAGTTGCGCAATCACGTCTGAGCGGGAGGACATTCCTGCGGCGCGGTCCCGGCCGGTTGCGCTCACCGTGTTTCACGAAAAGGACGGAGCGCGCGACGGCACATCGGCAACCTTCAATTTACGGAGAGGCTTCCATGAACGTTCCCAGCATCGACTACGCGGTCCTGGATCGACCGGAAGTGGTGAATCACCTTTTTTACCCCAGGCGTGAATGGCAGATGGAAAAATCGTTTTCATCGTCAGAAGACATCCTGATACCCGTGGAGCGGGACGTGGCCGTGGGCGCCCGCTTCCACGCAGCCGGGAAAGCGGCTCTGAACATCCTGTTTTTCCACGGCAACGGTGAAATCGTCGCGGACTACGACGACCTCGCCGCACTCTACAACCGGATGAACGTCAATTTTCTGCCCGTGGACTACCGCGGCTACGGCCGCTCCACGGGGAGCCCCACCGTGTCGGCCATGATGAAAGACTGCCACGTGATTTTCGAATTCGTCCGAAACCGGCTCAAAGACGACGGCTACACGGGTCCCCTGGTGATTATGGGGCGCTCGCTGGGCAGCGCTTCGGCCCTCGAGCTCGCCGCCGCTCATAAGGATGCAATCGACGGGCTCATCATCGAAAGCGGTTTCGCCTACGCCGGCCCTCTGCTGGAGTTGATGGGCGTGGACGCCCGTGCCATCGGATTCAAAGAGGAAGAAGGCTTCCGGAACGTGGACAAGATCCGGGCCTTCAACAAACCGACCCTGATCATTCACGCGGAGCGCGATCACATCATCCCGTTCAGCGACGGGCAGGCACTGTTCGAAGCCTCCCCCGCCGAAGGGAAGTTCTTTCTCAAAATCCCGCGA from Syntrophobacter fumaroxidans MPOB includes these protein-coding regions:
- a CDS encoding DUF2284 domain-containing protein is translated as MEHNVRKITVDMNEGKLKEDLERYRGRAVELGASRAIVVRAEAIPVDERVTLKCRIPRCFGYGASAHCPPNTLQPAELREILTRYKWAVFFTLDVPPEVIVRDKSTITERVEAYQLVFKIVSEVESAAFYDGHYLAFGFAAGSCRHTYCGRHEDCPAMQGRRCRFSLLARPSMEAVGIDVYKMVASAGWDIYPIGSGAKPEDIPKGVLAGIVIVQ
- a CDS encoding YbgA family protein, encoding MESIKLGISACLLGEPVRYDGGHKLDRFLRDTLGRYVQYVPVCPEVECGMSVPRESMHLEGDPEAPRLITTRTGRDMTAMMVEWARRRLEEPALQDLCGFVFKSNSPSSGMERVKIFKDGMPKRNASGIFAGLFMKRFPLVPVEDEGRLHDPVLRENFIERIFIARRWREVMNQGTKAGDLVDFHSRHKLQLMAHSPKHLSAMGKLVAEGKKVPSAQLRAEYHRLLMEALKLKATAKKNTNVLQHIMGYFKKELSQDEKQELLEIIDRYHDGFVPLIVPVTLIGHYVRKYDQPYLKGQYYLNPHPIELQLRNHV
- a CDS encoding alpha/beta hydrolase translates to MNVPSIDYAVLDRPEVVNHLFYPRREWQMEKSFSSSEDILIPVERDVAVGARFHAAGKAALNILFFHGNGEIVADYDDLAALYNRMNVNFLPVDYRGYGRSTGSPTVSAMMKDCHVIFEFVRNRLKDDGYTGPLVIMGRSLGSASALELAAAHKDAIDGLIIESGFAYAGPLLELMGVDARAIGFKEEEGFRNVDKIRAFNKPTLIIHAERDHIIPFSDGQALFEASPAEGKFFLKIPRANHNDIFALGLTEYMAAIRAFTEGLKAR